A window from Gallus gallus isolate bGalGal1 chromosome 5, bGalGal1.mat.broiler.GRCg7b, whole genome shotgun sequence encodes these proteins:
- the C14orf180 gene encoding nutritionally-regulated adipose and cardiac enriched protein homolog isoform X4, giving the protein MSQVCPAPSSDPSAEQLPTDDSSCPPSILRKRPPVDQAVGEKRKAERRVRFREPEEVIEHVISCCDYVVGCLRPTSLRDPQGNVRTWMLLRC; this is encoded by the exons ATGTCCCAAGTATGTCCAGCCCCATCTTCTGATCCtagtgcagagcagctcccg ACAGATGACAGTAGCTGTCCTCCTTCAATACTGAGGAAAAGGCCACCTGTGGACCAGGCTGTGGGGGAAAAGcggaaagcagagagaagggtTCGATTTCGTGAGCCGGAAGAAGTCATTGAGCATG ttATTTCCTGCTGTGACTACGTAGTGG GATGTTTGAGGCCAACCAGCCTCAGAGACCCCCAAGGAAATGTGCGTACCTGGATGTTATTAAGATGTTGA
- the C14orf180 gene encoding nutritionally-regulated adipose and cardiac enriched protein homolog isoform X1 produces the protein MSQVCPAPSSDPSAEQLPTDDSSCPPSILRKRPPVDQAVGEKRKAERRVRFREPEEVIEHVISCCDYVVVHDRSSPGLPMLLGLSFCVVLILAASLFYTSMKQDTKVLEEFQSRLVIFFLQIRHIAHRCWTWFTR, from the exons ATGTCCCAAGTATGTCCAGCCCCATCTTCTGATCCtagtgcagagcagctcccg ACAGATGACAGTAGCTGTCCTCCTTCAATACTGAGGAAAAGGCCACCTGTGGACCAGGCTGTGGGGGAAAAGcggaaagcagagagaagggtTCGATTTCGTGAGCCGGAAGAAGTCATTGAGCATG ttATTTCCTGCTGTGACTACGTAGTGG TACATGACAGGTCTTCACCTGGATTGCCTATGCTCCTGGGGCTATCATTTTGTGTGGTACTGATCCTGGCTGCAAGTCTCTTCTACACCAGCATGAAGCAAGATACCAAAGTCCTGGAAGAGTTTCAATCCCGACTTGttatcttctttcttcagaTAAGACACATTGCTCATAGATGCTGGACCTGGTTTACAAGGTAG
- the C14orf180 gene encoding nutritionally-regulated adipose and cardiac enriched protein homolog isoform X3 gives MYRKEKTDDSSCPPSILRKRPPVDQAVGEKRKAERRVRFREPEEVIEHVISCCDYVVVHDRSSPGLPMLLGLSFCVVLILAASLFYTSMKQDTKVLEEFQSRLVIFFLQIRHIAHRCWTWFTR, from the exons ATGTACAGGAAAGAGAAG ACAGATGACAGTAGCTGTCCTCCTTCAATACTGAGGAAAAGGCCACCTGTGGACCAGGCTGTGGGGGAAAAGcggaaagcagagagaagggtTCGATTTCGTGAGCCGGAAGAAGTCATTGAGCATG ttATTTCCTGCTGTGACTACGTAGTGG TACATGACAGGTCTTCACCTGGATTGCCTATGCTCCTGGGGCTATCATTTTGTGTGGTACTGATCCTGGCTGCAAGTCTCTTCTACACCAGCATGAAGCAAGATACCAAAGTCCTGGAAGAGTTTCAATCCCGACTTGttatcttctttcttcagaTAAGACACATTGCTCATAGATGCTGGACCTGGTTTACAAGGTAG
- the C14orf180 gene encoding nutritionally-regulated adipose and cardiac enriched protein homolog isoform X2: protein MSQVCPAPSSDPSAEQLPTDDSSCPPSILRKRPPVDQAVGEKRKAERRVRFREPEEVIEHVHDRSSPGLPMLLGLSFCVVLILAASLFYTSMKQDTKVLEEFQSRLVIFFLQIRHIAHRCWTWFTR, encoded by the exons ATGTCCCAAGTATGTCCAGCCCCATCTTCTGATCCtagtgcagagcagctcccg ACAGATGACAGTAGCTGTCCTCCTTCAATACTGAGGAAAAGGCCACCTGTGGACCAGGCTGTGGGGGAAAAGcggaaagcagagagaagggtTCGATTTCGTGAGCCGGAAGAAGTCATTGAGCATG TACATGACAGGTCTTCACCTGGATTGCCTATGCTCCTGGGGCTATCATTTTGTGTGGTACTGATCCTGGCTGCAAGTCTCTTCTACACCAGCATGAAGCAAGATACCAAAGTCCTGGAAGAGTTTCAATCCCGACTTGttatcttctttcttcagaTAAGACACATTGCTCATAGATGCTGGACCTGGTTTACAAGGTAG